AGCCTCTGCGCGCCGGTGGCTCACGCCGTGGCGCGCATCCCCCGTCAAGGTGACTTGAGACCTCTTCGAGACCTGGACGGATCGACAGGCGAAGACAGCAAATCTCCCCCAGAATGATCGATCTTAACGCCAACTTACTTTGTTTCACAGGTAATTGACGGTTGATCACCTTGCAGAAACGTGCCTTTCCGCAGTCGTAGGCCGAGCCCCGCGAATGGCCCTACCGAGCCCTACTATCGGCTCGCCATGACAGCAGCAGGGAAGCACCAGGTGAGCCGGTCAACCGGTCGCCGGCTGGGGCGGGCGGGCATCCGGGACGTGGCCGCCGCAGCCGGTGTGTCGATCACGACCGTCTCCGACGCGCTCAACGGCAAGGGCCGGCTTCCGGATGCCACCCGTAGCCACGTCCGCGAGGTGGCCGACCGGCTGGGCTACCGCCCGTCCGCAGCCGCCCGCACCCTCCGTACCGGCAAGTCCGGCCTCCTCGGCCTGACCGTGACCACGTACGGGGATGAACCTTTCACCTTCACCGAATTCGCGTACTTCGCCGAGATGGCCAGAGCCGCCACCTCCGCGGCCCTGGCCCGCGGATACGCGCTGGTCATCCTCCCCGCGACCTCCCGCCACGACGTGTGGTCCAACGTCGCCCTGGACGGCACCGTCGTCATCGACCCCGCCGACGGGGACCCGGTCGTCACCGAACTCGTCCGGCACGGGATCCCCGTCGTCTCCGACGGCCGCCCCGGCGGCGCCCTGCCGGTCACCGGCTGGGTCGACAACGACCACGAGGCCGCCGTACTCGGCCTGCTCGATCACCTCGCCGACGCCGGCGCCCGCCGCATCGGCCTGCTCACGGGCACGACCACCGACACCTACACCCGGCTGTCGACCACCGCCTACCTGCGCTGGTGCGAGCGGGTCGGCCAGGATCCGGTCTACGAGTCCTACCCCGCGCACGACCCGTGCGCGGGCGCCGTCGCGGCCGACCGGCTGCTCGCCCGCCCGGACCGGCCGGACGCCGTCTACGGCCTCTTCGACCCCAACGGCACCGACCTGCTCGCCGCGGCCCGGCGCTACGGCCTGCGGGTGCCGGAGGACCTGCTGCTGGTCTGCTGCAGCGAGTCCACCGTCTACGCCACCACCGAGCCGCCCATCACCACCCTGTCCCTCAAGCCGCGCCGCATCGGCACCGCCGTCGTCCAGATCCTCATCGACGCCATCGAAGGACTCGACAACGGGCGGCCCATCGAACAGGTGATACCGACCGATCTGATCGTGCGGACCTCGTCCCAGCGACGGTCGCCCCGGACGACCGTCAGCCCGCCACGAGGTCCCTCCGGTGACTGAGAGCCTGTCTTTGCACCCCGGTCCGACCGGGCCAGGGGTCCAAGGGCAGGCTCCGCGCGTCGCCCGGACGACGTCTTACGGGCGTACCGGTCCGTGCCGGACGCCCCACCGTGCAGGAAAAAACAGGTCGATCACGGCACAAATCATCCGTGAATGCCTGGCTTTGCGGGATTGACCACCCCCGGGTGCGTCACAACCCGCGACCGGCATTCCTATGATGGGCGGACGACACCGCGGACCGCCGTCGACCAGGCAAAGGTCCGAGAGGTGCAGGCGGCGCGACGGTGGAGGGGTCGATGACTCAGGGGGCCAGTCAGGGACCCATGGTGTGGACCATGGGGGGACAGACTCCGGAGTCCGCTCCGTTGCCCGGAGCGCCTTCCGGCGTGCCCGCCGGAGCCCCCGTTCCGCCCGTCGGTCCGCCGCTCCACCTGCCCGCCGGCACGCCGGCCCCGCCCGCCGCGCCCCCCGTGGCGCCGCCCGCGCCGCCGGCCGAGCTCCCCGAGGACTACACCCCGACCGCCCGCGACCTCCCGGTCGTCACCCCGGGCCGTACGGACACCCTCATCGACCACCAGGCCGTCGTCCCGGTGCCCGAGGCCGCGAGCGAGTCCGACGCGCCCGAGGGCATGGGCCCGCTGTACGTCGTCGGCGATGTGCATGGCTACTACGACGAGCTGCGCGAGGCGCTGGCCGCCGAGGGCCTGATCGACGCGGACGGCAACTGGGCGGCCGGCAACGCCCGGCTCTGGTTCCTCGGCGACTTCACCGACCGCGGCCCGGACGGCATCGGCGTCATCGACCTGGTCATGCAGCTCTCCGCCCAGGCCGCGGCGGCCGGCGGCTACTGCAAGGCGCTGATGGGCAACCACGAGCTCCTGCTGCTGGGCGCCAAGCGGTTCGGCGACACCCCCGTCCAGTCAGGGGCCGGCACCGCCTCCTTCCAGGCCGCCTGGCTCCTCAACGGCGGCCAGAAGACCGACATGGACCGCCTGGAGGACCACCACCTCCAGTGGATGGCTCGGCTGGACGCGGTGATGGAGGAGGACGGGCACCTGCTGGTGCACTCCGACACCACCGCCTACCTGGAATACGGCGACTCCATCGAGGCCGTCAACGACACCGTCCACGACGTGCTGACCCGCAGCGACGCCGACGAAGTGTGGGACCTCTTCCGCAAGTTCACCAAGCGCTTCGCGTTCCGCGACGACTCCGGTTCGCAGGCCGTACGCGAGCTCCTGGACGCCTACGGCGGCGACCGGGTCGTCCACGGCCACAGCCCGATCCCGTATCTGCTGGGCGAGGTGGGCACGGAGGACGGCGAGGGCGACGGCATCGCGGTCGACGGACCGCACGTCTACGCCGACGGGCTGGCGATCGCCATGGACGGCGGCGTCACAATGGCCGGAAAACTGCTGGTCGTGCAACTCCCCCTGGCCGGCTGAGAGTTTCCCGAGCGGGTCTGCTGCGGGCTCACGGACGGTCGTTCAACGACGGAACACGGCGGCGCCACGGGCGGAATCCGGTCGTGGCATTACTCAATTCCGCAAACTCTCTGTCACCACGTGCCGGAGTCGCTCTACCATCGGTCTATCCGTAGCAGGCTCTCCTCCGTTTCCGCCCACTGCCC
The sequence above is a segment of the Streptomyces lydicus genome. Coding sequences within it:
- a CDS encoding LacI family DNA-binding transcriptional regulator, which gives rise to MTAAGKHQVSRSTGRRLGRAGIRDVAAAAGVSITTVSDALNGKGRLPDATRSHVREVADRLGYRPSAAARTLRTGKSGLLGLTVTTYGDEPFTFTEFAYFAEMARAATSAALARGYALVILPATSRHDVWSNVALDGTVVIDPADGDPVVTELVRHGIPVVSDGRPGGALPVTGWVDNDHEAAVLGLLDHLADAGARRIGLLTGTTTDTYTRLSTTAYLRWCERVGQDPVYESYPAHDPCAGAVAADRLLARPDRPDAVYGLFDPNGTDLLAAARRYGLRVPEDLLLVCCSESTVYATTEPPITTLSLKPRRIGTAVVQILIDAIEGLDNGRPIEQVIPTDLIVRTSSQRRSPRTTVSPPRGPSGD
- a CDS encoding metallophosphoesterase — encoded protein: MTQGASQGPMVWTMGGQTPESAPLPGAPSGVPAGAPVPPVGPPLHLPAGTPAPPAAPPVAPPAPPAELPEDYTPTARDLPVVTPGRTDTLIDHQAVVPVPEAASESDAPEGMGPLYVVGDVHGYYDELREALAAEGLIDADGNWAAGNARLWFLGDFTDRGPDGIGVIDLVMQLSAQAAAAGGYCKALMGNHELLLLGAKRFGDTPVQSGAGTASFQAAWLLNGGQKTDMDRLEDHHLQWMARLDAVMEEDGHLLVHSDTTAYLEYGDSIEAVNDTVHDVLTRSDADEVWDLFRKFTKRFAFRDDSGSQAVRELLDAYGGDRVVHGHSPIPYLLGEVGTEDGEGDGIAVDGPHVYADGLAIAMDGGVTMAGKLLVVQLPLAG